Below is a window of Musa acuminata AAA Group cultivar baxijiao chromosome BXJ3-11, Cavendish_Baxijiao_AAA, whole genome shotgun sequence DNA.
CCCAGCTTACGGATTTCGACCTGCCACTATCAGGCTTGACGGAGAACGTCGGTCGGGTTTGCGAAGAGAAGCACTCGGAGCTGAGAGAAGTGCGGTAAGAGGAAAACATCAAGAAGAGGAACGATTCAGAGTTTCAACTTTTTCAGGAAGGTAGAGATGAGGCCGAGGACAGTTCTCTTCTTCTGCTGGATTTGAATGTGAAAGGAAGCAGAGGTGAGATGGTTGGTGGATCAAGAGGAAACGACTTGGATCTCAGAATCCAAACGCAGGGGTTGTAAACCAGCTTTGACTGTCGATTCTGCACTTGCAGACACATCCGATGCTGTCATTGTGCGCATCGAGTTGATATCGAATCTATGTTTCTTTCCTACAGCGTAAATCTTTATACTTCGGTTTGTTGAATGATTTGATCGTGGACGAAACAACTCCCCCTTGTACGGGAACTTCCTCTCTTCGgccatcaacatatcatgttgttTGCCCAATTTGAAAGCTATCAGTTTATCCAAGAACTGTGAGCCAGAAAATAACAGAGCACAGATCGATGTGGTGCACATCCAACAATCTTCGGATTCTTACCATACATCACAAGCAGCAATCAATTTTCACATCCGAATTTGACAGACGACTTGATTTGTATATTATTTACGTTGAAACATTCGACATTTGTgcacaaagaaaaagagaaagatcatATTTGAGTTGACTTGCTTTGAGAATCGACCACCTTCACTGCGCTGCGTTGACGAACTCCAAGAACGAAGGAGGAATTCAGCAGGCTTGTAGGCCGTAGATGATGCCGCGATGGCAGGCCACCTTGGCGTCTTGGTCGTCGAAGAACCTCTGCTTCATCTTCAGATAGACTTGGCAGGTCACCAAGCTATCTGATCCAGCTTGATGCGACTTCCCAGCTTGGCGTGGCACCCCGAGGGTACTCGCCGCTTTCTCCAGCCCGCCGGAGAGACCCTTGCAGCCGCGCATCATGTGCTTGAGATCCACAGTCTCTCCGAAGAGCAAGTTCACCAGGCCGAGGAACTCTTCCAGGGTGTCGGGCAGAGGCCCGCCGAACCCCAGCACCTTGATGAGATAGGCGAAGTCGTAGCAGCTGTGAAAGGCGATCCATCGAGTGGAGTGCGGGCGGCAGAAACGGCAATGAGCGACGAGGCCGGAACGATAGAGGTGGGCGGCGAACTGGCCGGAGTCAATGCCGTAGAGGGGGAGCCGGTCGAAGTCGATGCCACTGGAACGGAGCAGGTCGACGGAGTCCGGCGCGTGGGGGTCGCGTCGGACATCGAATTCCCGGAAGTTGAACTCCCACACGAACCCGACCCTGCCGCCGGTGCCGATGTCGGGGAGGTCGCCGAAGGCGTCGAAGAGGGTGAGGCCGAGTTGGACGAGCTCCATCTTGTCGACGTTGGCCTTGAGGAAGGCGTAGCGCAGTCTGGGCGGGAGAAGACGGTGTGGCCTCCGAGTTCTGTAGAGGAAGCCGGGAAACTCCGTGTCGAAGGCGACGTAAGAGAAGCGATCCACGAGGGAAGCAATGATGGAGAACTCGTACTCCAAGTTCCACGCCCAAACCGAGCGCACCACCAAATGttgccgccctcctcctcctcgttgcgAAGACATCTTTCCACGCGACGATACAACAGTGTGGAGCGAAGAAGAGTGTCGGAGAGGAGTGATGCGTGACAAGTCCAAAGGTCACGTCCTTATATAACAGGCAGAGTGTCCGAACCCCAGTTCGATTCGGAATCCTATCCGAATCGAGCTATAATCCTAATCCAAGAAGGAAAGATGCGGGCGTTAAGCCCCAGCTCGATCCGATGTCTCTCGGAATCCTAGTCCGATTCTAACGATCCAAGGTATCTTCGTTCGAAGTACGTCTCGCCATTTGTGGGCCTTAACTCGGCCCATCCTGCTACGGTCTCGGCCTTCAATCAAGTATGCATTACCGCTGCCTTCGTCGCTTGAAGCTCCACGACGGCACACCCCGCGGAGATGGGAGACCCCGGAGCGGCATCGAGGAGGAAGAACCGATTACCGAAGGGGGGCAGCGAATCTTCCGATCTCCACGCCGCCGCGAGGAACGGGGACCTCACCACGGTCGAGTCCATCTGCAACGCTAATCCCCTCGCCGTCAATGCTCGAGATCGCCATTCCCGGACACCGTATCCTTTCTCCCTTGTTCTCCTTTCCTCAATCTTCGCTTTTGTTGTCGTTATCATGTGGTGGGCTCTTCGCTTGGTTCAGAATCTGTCGAGCAAGCAGCTTATTGCGCCGCCGAGAGTTTGGCACTGAGTTTTAAGGTTCCCTTAGGGTTTTTGAGCTTTAACCTACTTGGctggttcatttaaattccttTGCTAGGATTCGAATTGCATTGCTGTCTGATTTGGTGCATTATTTGTGACTAGCTGGCCCTTCTGAGTCTTAGGTCTTAAATATCAACTCGATTCCTTTGAAAAGAGAATGAAGAAAAGGATATAGAAGATGAAACTATCTATCGATGGAGGATGACTGTGGCAATGATTTGCAGAAATGATACATGCGGATTCATCCACACTGACACTCTTCGGTATAAGAACTTCCACATAACTTGTGGGTGGAATTGTGTTGCTTCGATACTTAGATTTAATATAGGAAATGTTCATTACGAAGCTGAGAAATTGTTGCTGTCGACAATTTAAACATCTCTTTTCTGTCAATGTATGTTATGTGTTTTTGGGTATTAGAATTTTTAAACATCCAACAAGTGCTTTACTTTTCAAGATCTCAATCTTGGGTAAGTAAATTAACAAAAATTATTCCATATCTTCAACCACATAACTATGTGgtgggaaagaggatatatcatAGTTTCTTATACTAAATCTGTTGTCATCTAAGAAATTTGCAAGTCATAGGGTACAAACTCAACTTTTGGATATTTCTTGTTAACACACAAAGACCGTCGATCGGTGAGTCGGCCTGATTAGTTATCTGCCAAAAGTGTAGGTCTCTTCTGCTGGCTTGCCTTCTAGTCACGCCTCCATGCTACGCCGACGACCTTGCACAATAGGATTGCGTCGAGGGTGTCCCAGGTCGaccccttcgatgcttaagttagcgaaAGATTGACTGATGGAGGGGGAGGAAGACAATAGTGTGAGTAGTGTAAATGAGAGAATAGAGGGTTTTTGCCTGCCTCCTTTTATCTTGGTCCGGGGCTTGGATTTTTTACCAAGGCATCGAGCAGTCTAGACGTGTGTTAGCCAGGCCCCTCTTACTATATATGGTGGGGGCATTAATAAGGATGGCTTGCTAGTGCGGACCGTTGGGACGCCTTTGGGCTGACTCCCCTGTCGCTTTGGGTTAGGCAAGGAGTGGGCCCTCCATTGGTCGTCCGTAGGGGAAGGCTGGTGAAATCGGGTCATGCTATCAATCATTAATACTGAAGCATGGCTTTTGTTGATATGTCAGCCGGGAGGCTACTGGGGAAGCAGGGGCATGCTGCCAGTCATTAATGCAGAGGCGTGGCTTCTGTTGAGATGTCAGCCAGGAGGCGGTTGGGGAAGCTGGGGCATGCTGCCAACCATTAATGCGGGGCATGGTTTCTTTAGCTGCGGCATTAGTAAGGAGTGGGTCTTGTGTGCCCACGTTGGGAAGCCAGGATTGGTAGGGTAGATCCCTGCTGGCGACTGGGAGGTGTTGGTGGGGGCCCCCACATTTGGCTTTGGTGGCGTTGCTGGCTTAGGTGGCGAGGGGATCTGGTAGTGCCAAGCTTCTCCCTATCAATTCTGAAATTTGATTCTCGGATGCATTgcacattttttcttttctttttattttgtaaaaAAGTGGAACAAACGAATCTATTGATAAATCTTTTGTTTGGTAATCTAATGTTGCTACCTTGACACGAATAGTACGAAATTGAGTCTTCATCTGGCTGCTTGGTTTGGGCAGACAGAGGTAGTAAGATTTCTCTACAAGAATAACGCCGACATTGGAGCTGCTGCTGCTATGGGTGATACGGCTGCGATCCATATTGCTGCTCAGAAAGGTCATCTAGAGATAATTAGGATCCTATTATCCTCTGATGTCTCTGTCAAGGCCTGCTAACTTGAAAGGTTTGACCCCTCTGCACTATGCCGTCCAAGGATCTCATCCAGAGCTCATCGAGTATCTCATTAAAAAAGGTGCAAGCCTCACCGCCACGACAAAGGCCTAGCAAACACCTATTGACCTTGTGAGCACCGAGGAAGTCTGTGCCCTTCTCGTTGAGTGCAAACAGCCTATGACCAAAGATGATAAATCTACTACGATCAAGGAGGTTGGTGACTCGGTTTCAACGGATAATATTATAGAAGACAATGGAGTCTCCATCCCTGAAGAGTCAGCTAATGTCGATGAAGAAGGCACGGACACTAAGGAAAAGAGAAGAGGTGAAGCAGCTGCTGATGAGGACTCgtcaaaacattaaaagtcttaaTGTTTCCCTTGATCACCTTctgtttgaaaaatgatgtacaaGATGAGGATGAAGAATAGGATTCGGATACGAAAGACAACGATCATGTAAGGGCAGCTCTAGTGTTGAAGCTCTAACATTTTATTGGTAACTTTATGTGTTGTTTTCTGGGACTTTATGTGTTGATCTATAAGGTGTTTTTTGTTAGCAAATGTTGCACATCTTTATTCTTTGTTTCTTCATTATATCTGAAGCATGCTTTTGCAGTGGGTGACGGAAATGTTCTCACATTTTCAAATCAGTTTTCTCATGAACTTCTCATCTTTGTACCGTATGTTGAACTTACGGAATGGTCTGGACGAGTGGAGAGTCGAAGAATCTTGTTCTCTTTTGTTGTAGGTGGTCCTTCGAACTGCAAGTTTGGTCACTACAAATCGATGGTCTCTTCTTCCCAGTTTGCGTAGGTCTTGCAGGTTAAGATGGCGTTCGAATTCATGAGCACCTAACTTGACATACTTTCGGCGACGAGTAAATTTGATATCTTCAATTTATTTGCAAGTTCTGTACAAAAAATTGGCAGTGTGTGGAAATGACTCTTCACAAGGATTAATTACTCAGGAAATCCATAGCCCATCATCTTTTCTCTAATCCTTTTAATTTTTGACTTGAAGTAGTGTTAGTTAGCTCAACATCTCTAAACCTTGATTGCAACCTCACATGATTGATTGGCTCCCACGAAGGCCATGGTGCCTTCCACTCACCTTGCTGAAGCTTCATATTTCTGAATTGTAGATCTGAGTCAATTACGATCGAATTATGATCGTTAATTATAATTCGGTGATCAATTGGGAGAAGCGACTCCAAAGTCGGTGCTAAGCTTGATGGGCACGAATGGGTTGATGTTTTACCATCTCAAGAGTCATCTTCAGGTCACATCTCTTCGTCCCTCCTTCTATGGTCTATTGTTTCTATTCTGATTTTGCTTTATCTGTCTGCAGAAGTACAGACTCGGAAAGCAAACCAGAAGGGAGACAAGCCAGGAAGCAAAGAAAAATGGTAGGTCAAGACAGGCCACCATAAACTGAGAGAGTACATACATTCCTTAGAATTGAGCATTCATGCCTGCTTTTTATTCCTCATACAGGAAGCAATTCAAGCAAGACTAATTGTTCCTCTACCACCAACAGTGACGTCTCTAGAACAGACGGTGTCGGGTATGTGTATGGCACAAACTCTACTTTTACATATCATTGCATATAAAATTTAAACTTTATACAAGAAATTGCAAAGCATTAACAAATATCATATGCTGCATGTAAAACATCAA
It encodes the following:
- the LOC135653253 gene encoding uncharacterized protein LOC135653253 isoform X2 gives rise to the protein MGDPGAASRRKNRLPKGGSESSDLHAAARNGDLTTVESICNANPLAVNARDRHSRTPSTDSESKPEGRQARKQRKMEAIQARLIVPLPPTVTSLEQTVSAMQRNTSWRGVALSDRSAEETAGATREEIANENRGSGEVLVSNTGESSEDLCFDMNGSSGSLEATRAQLTDFDLPLSGLTENVGRVCEEKHSELREVR
- the LOC135653249 gene encoding probable CCR4-associated factor 1 homolog 11, which gives rise to MSSQRGGGGRQHLVVRSVWAWNLEYEFSIIASLVDRFSYVAFDTEFPGFLYRTRRPHRLLPPRLRYAFLKANVDKMELVQLGLTLFDAFGDLPDIGTGGRVGFVWEFNFREFDVRRDPHAPDSVDLLRSSGIDFDRLPLYGIDSGQFAAHLYRSGLVAHCRFCRPHSTRWIAFHSCYDFAYLIKVLGFGGPLPDTLEEFLGLVNLLFGETVDLKHMMRGCKGLSGGLEKAASTLGVPRQAGKSHQAGSDSLVTCQVYLKMKQRFFDDQDAKVACHRGIIYGLQAC
- the LOC135653253 gene encoding uncharacterized protein LOC135653253 isoform X3, producing MGDPGAASRRKNRLPKGGSESSDLHAAARNGDLTTVESICNANPLAVNARDRHSRTPSTDSESKPEGRQARKQRKMEAIQARLIVPLPPTVTSLEQTVSEKYFLERRCAIRSKCRGNCRSNSWYRRNCK